In Pseudocalidococcus azoricus BACA0444, the genomic stretch TTAAAAATTGATTCATGCCATTATGCGAGTTTATGTGTTGCTGTTTAATCCGGGCACTGAAAATGAAGGAATTCACTCCTTACAAATGGGAGATCGGAACCTGATTCTGATGTTTGCCGATGAAGATGATGCCACCCGCTATGCCCTGCTCCTGGAAGCGCAAGATTTTCTCACCCCCAGTATTGTGGGTGTAGATGAGCGGGAAATTGAAGAATTCTGCCAGGCCGCAGACTATGATTGCCAAGTCGTTCCGGCTGGATTTATGCCGACCAATGATGCCGAACGCCTATTCCTCAGCCCTCCAGAGCGGAATGTGGCAGAAACCGACTGGGAAACGGAGCAAAGTCACGATCATGATCCAGAACTCTCTGACTACGAAACCTTGGAAGTTGAAAATCCCGAAC encodes the following:
- a CDS encoding DUF3110 domain-containing protein → MRVYVLLFNPGTENEGIHSLQMGDRNLILMFADEDDATRYALLLEAQDFLTPSIVGVDEREIEEFCQAADYDCQVVPAGFMPTNDAERLFLSPPERNVAETDWETEQSHDHDPELSDYETLEVENPELDALRRRLEKLL